The proteins below come from a single Eriocheir sinensis breed Jianghai 21 chromosome 11, ASM2467909v1, whole genome shotgun sequence genomic window:
- the LOC126997194 gene encoding glutamate receptor ionotropic, delta-2-like isoform X1: MKSVVLLFLACCAKRVDFRFLSTVNRNWMAIGAVKPILTQHSSCDHTMLLVTDGKEEVEKIKAPRGIVFLQARADSLIGNATQTQLSMMVDKVRQMSELWHCLALVLMSDDAVFLAAFAHMSLRRHALRWSIRILVLTRLPLGKLGGLHSILSNRNAVLLFSRKDKTITRVDVYMWQPYSAPDSTPLRVATWTPHTLAVNMQLFPDKFYVFSSAPTLTVGIELIPHHKLSWVEDASALDGRSLKFTGYADIIVKYFAQAMNFTFRYVVSPERTYGSRLPNGSWTGLLGLVVREEADFAPGPFIISPVRRQAADHTTTFYYGNLRILSGLPGLNVDPWGFFLPLTPLVWAATLAALLGILAVHQILSLGTPGSKLGRGACPTNNAFSYVRVIFQQDIVLPVECWWWWERLVLGLWMLVTLVLVKSYSGNLMSLLAVRYLPQPFQTLRDVLDASHVTMIGQKDSNFEQNLRDVKTGIFREVAEMEGVGRLKFHTQAQYIKSLDTLVKAGHHVFFDVDMNLRSMIALDFSQKGRCDFYISRDGFLPYAAAMMVQKTSPLVHGFNKRFLTLVEQGMIRYWMENVPNFTECENVPRKMLVTSQISVSNIWGLFVVLAAGLAAGMLVFYAELLISLLHQ; the protein is encoded by the exons ATGAAGTCAGTCGTGTTGCTGTTCCTGGCCTGCTGCGCTAAGCGGGTAGACTTCAGGTTTCTTTCTACAG TTAACAGAAACTGGATGGCGATAGGAGCTGTGAAACCGATTCTCACACAACATTCGTCTTGTGACCACACGATGTTGCTAGTGACTGATGGCAAAGAG GAAGTTGAGAAAATTAAGGCACCGCGGGGAATCGTCTTCTTACAAGCGAGAGCTGATAGCCTGATCGGTAATGCAACGCAAACTCAGCTGAGTATGATGGTGGACAAGGTTCGGCAG ATGAGTGAGCTGTGGCACTGCCTGGCACTGGTGTTGATGAGCGATGACGCAGTCTTCCTCGCCGCCTTCGCTCACATGTCACTTAGGCGTCATGCCCTCAGGTGGTCGATAAGAATCCTTGTCCTTACTCGCCTCCCTCTTGGCAAACTTGGCGGCCTACACAGTATTCTCTCCAATAGGAACGCAGTGCTGCTTTTCTCGCGGAAGGACAAGACTATTAC TAGAGTGGACGTTTACATGTGGCAGCCGTACAGCGCCCCAGACAGCACGCCCTTGAGAGTAGCTACCTGGACTCCGCACACTCTTGCCGTCAACATGCAGCTCTTTCCTGATAAGTTCTACGT GTTTAGCTCAGCACCAACTCTTACCGTGGGGATTGAGCTCATTCCTCATCACAAACTTTCGTGGGTGGAGGACGCGTCCGCCCTTGATGGACGAAGCCTCAAATTTACCGGCTATGCAGACATCATCGTGAAGTACTTTGCCCAGGCAATGAATTTTAC gTTCAGGTATGTGGTGTCCCCTGAGAGGACCTACGGCTCAAGGCTGCCCAACGGCTCTTGGACTGGACTTCTAGGCTTGGTGGTCAGGGAG GAGGCAGATTTTGCGCCTGGACCATTCATAATCAGTCCAGTGCGAAGACAGGCAGCAGATCACACGACAACATTCTATTACGGAAATCTTCGAATATTAAGTGGACTCCCTGGATTAAATGTAGATCCGTGGGGATTCTTCCTGCCCCTGACACCCTTGGTGTGGGCAGCTACTCTGGCGGCGTTGCTGGGGATCCTCGCCGTCCATCAAATACTTTCTCTCGGTACGCCAGGCAGCAAGCTGGGCCGCGGCGCTTGCCCGACCAACAATGCATTCAGCTACGTCCGCGTAATCTTCCAGCAAG ACATCGTGTTGCCCGTggaatgctggtggtggtgggaacgTCTGGTGCTGGGGCTGTGGATGCTGGTGACGCTGGTGCTTGTCAAGAGTTATTCCGGCAATCTCATGTCCCTCTTGGCAGTGAGATATCTCCCACAACCTTTCCAGACCCTGAGGGATGTGTTAGACGCCTCACATGTCACTATGATAGGTCAAAAAGATTCAAATTTCGAGCAAAACCTAAGG GATGTCAAGACCGGTATATTCCGAGAGGTGGCTGAAATGGAGGGTGTAGGTCGCCTCAAATTCCACACTCAAGCCCAGTACATAAAGAGTCTCGATACCCTGGTCAAGGCTGGACACCACGTTTTCTTCGATGTCGATATGAACTTGAGAAGCATGATTGCCTTAGACTTTTCCCAGAAAG GTCGATGTGACTTTTACATTTCAAGAGACGGGTTTCTACCGTATGCAGCTGCTATGATGGTTCAAAAGACGAGTCCTCTAGTTCATGGTTTCAATAAAAG ATTCTTGACACTTGTCGAGCAAGGTATGATAAGGTATTGGATGGAAAATGTCCCGAATTTTACCGAATGTGAAAACGTTCCCAGAAAGATGTTAGTTACTTCCCAAATTTCGGTTTCAAACATTTGG GGATTGTTCGTAGTGCTGGCTGCTGGTCTTGCAGCTGGGATGCTGGTCTTTTATGCTGAATTGCTCATTTCACTACTCCACCAGTAA
- the LOC126997194 gene encoding glutamate receptor ionotropic, delta-2-like isoform X2: protein MAIGAVKPILTQHSSCDHTMLLVTDGKEEVEKIKAPRGIVFLQARADSLIGNATQTQLSMMVDKVRQMSELWHCLALVLMSDDAVFLAAFAHMSLRRHALRWSIRILVLTRLPLGKLGGLHSILSNRNAVLLFSRKDKTITRVDVYMWQPYSAPDSTPLRVATWTPHTLAVNMQLFPDKFYVFSSAPTLTVGIELIPHHKLSWVEDASALDGRSLKFTGYADIIVKYFAQAMNFTFRYVVSPERTYGSRLPNGSWTGLLGLVVREEADFAPGPFIISPVRRQAADHTTTFYYGNLRILSGLPGLNVDPWGFFLPLTPLVWAATLAALLGILAVHQILSLGTPGSKLGRGACPTNNAFSYVRVIFQQDIVLPVECWWWWERLVLGLWMLVTLVLVKSYSGNLMSLLAVRYLPQPFQTLRDVLDASHVTMIGQKDSNFEQNLRDVKTGIFREVAEMEGVGRLKFHTQAQYIKSLDTLVKAGHHVFFDVDMNLRSMIALDFSQKGRCDFYISRDGFLPYAAAMMVQKTSPLVHGFNKRFLTLVEQGMIRYWMENVPNFTECENVPRKMLVTSQISVSNIWGLFVVLAAGLAAGMLVFYAELLISLLHQ, encoded by the exons ATGGCGATAGGAGCTGTGAAACCGATTCTCACACAACATTCGTCTTGTGACCACACGATGTTGCTAGTGACTGATGGCAAAGAG GAAGTTGAGAAAATTAAGGCACCGCGGGGAATCGTCTTCTTACAAGCGAGAGCTGATAGCCTGATCGGTAATGCAACGCAAACTCAGCTGAGTATGATGGTGGACAAGGTTCGGCAG ATGAGTGAGCTGTGGCACTGCCTGGCACTGGTGTTGATGAGCGATGACGCAGTCTTCCTCGCCGCCTTCGCTCACATGTCACTTAGGCGTCATGCCCTCAGGTGGTCGATAAGAATCCTTGTCCTTACTCGCCTCCCTCTTGGCAAACTTGGCGGCCTACACAGTATTCTCTCCAATAGGAACGCAGTGCTGCTTTTCTCGCGGAAGGACAAGACTATTAC TAGAGTGGACGTTTACATGTGGCAGCCGTACAGCGCCCCAGACAGCACGCCCTTGAGAGTAGCTACCTGGACTCCGCACACTCTTGCCGTCAACATGCAGCTCTTTCCTGATAAGTTCTACGT GTTTAGCTCAGCACCAACTCTTACCGTGGGGATTGAGCTCATTCCTCATCACAAACTTTCGTGGGTGGAGGACGCGTCCGCCCTTGATGGACGAAGCCTCAAATTTACCGGCTATGCAGACATCATCGTGAAGTACTTTGCCCAGGCAATGAATTTTAC gTTCAGGTATGTGGTGTCCCCTGAGAGGACCTACGGCTCAAGGCTGCCCAACGGCTCTTGGACTGGACTTCTAGGCTTGGTGGTCAGGGAG GAGGCAGATTTTGCGCCTGGACCATTCATAATCAGTCCAGTGCGAAGACAGGCAGCAGATCACACGACAACATTCTATTACGGAAATCTTCGAATATTAAGTGGACTCCCTGGATTAAATGTAGATCCGTGGGGATTCTTCCTGCCCCTGACACCCTTGGTGTGGGCAGCTACTCTGGCGGCGTTGCTGGGGATCCTCGCCGTCCATCAAATACTTTCTCTCGGTACGCCAGGCAGCAAGCTGGGCCGCGGCGCTTGCCCGACCAACAATGCATTCAGCTACGTCCGCGTAATCTTCCAGCAAG ACATCGTGTTGCCCGTggaatgctggtggtggtgggaacgTCTGGTGCTGGGGCTGTGGATGCTGGTGACGCTGGTGCTTGTCAAGAGTTATTCCGGCAATCTCATGTCCCTCTTGGCAGTGAGATATCTCCCACAACCTTTCCAGACCCTGAGGGATGTGTTAGACGCCTCACATGTCACTATGATAGGTCAAAAAGATTCAAATTTCGAGCAAAACCTAAGG GATGTCAAGACCGGTATATTCCGAGAGGTGGCTGAAATGGAGGGTGTAGGTCGCCTCAAATTCCACACTCAAGCCCAGTACATAAAGAGTCTCGATACCCTGGTCAAGGCTGGACACCACGTTTTCTTCGATGTCGATATGAACTTGAGAAGCATGATTGCCTTAGACTTTTCCCAGAAAG GTCGATGTGACTTTTACATTTCAAGAGACGGGTTTCTACCGTATGCAGCTGCTATGATGGTTCAAAAGACGAGTCCTCTAGTTCATGGTTTCAATAAAAG ATTCTTGACACTTGTCGAGCAAGGTATGATAAGGTATTGGATGGAAAATGTCCCGAATTTTACCGAATGTGAAAACGTTCCCAGAAAGATGTTAGTTACTTCCCAAATTTCGGTTTCAAACATTTGG GGATTGTTCGTAGTGCTGGCTGCTGGTCTTGCAGCTGGGATGCTGGTCTTTTATGCTGAATTGCTCATTTCACTACTCCACCAGTAA